One Companilactobacillus heilongjiangensis genomic window, CCCAGACGGTTGAAGATTTGTTCTTCAATACACCAGCTCGCTTGAAATATGTGAAATCATTGCATACCGAATTGAATAAAATTGTCGACATCGTTGACCGTTTAGCCATGGGACATCCCGAGATTTCTTTCCGCTTGATCCATGAAGGCAAGGACCTTGTTTGGACGTCTGGCAACAACAATTTACAACAGACAATTGCTGGTATTTATGGTCGAACGATTGCCAGTCACATGTTAGATTTTGAAAATTCTGACCCCGATTATGAAATCAAAGGTTACTTTTCAAAACCTGATACAACACGTTCAAATCGATCATATATTTCGTTGATTCTAAACGGTCGTTACATTAGAAACTTCCAGTTAGCGAATGCGGTTATCCGTGGCTATGGTTCTAAATTGATGGTGGCACGTTATCCAATTGCGGTCATTGATATTACCATGGATCCGGGATTGGTCGACATCAACGTTCATCCAACTAAACAGGAAGTGCGTTTGTCCAACGAAGGTCACATCAGTGATTTAATCAGCCAAGGAATCAAAGAACGTCTGTCCAATCAGAATTTGATTCCCGATGCTGTGAAAAATCTGGGTCGCAAAGATACCACCCAAACGGTTGATACATATAAGCCAGAACAAATTAGTTTTGATGATATAAAGTCAATTGATAAAATTAATGAACCATTAGGAAATACAGCAACCGAGACTCCACAGCCCGTCGACTATTCAATTTCTAAACGAGTTGAAACACCGATGACAGGGATGCCAATTTTTGAAGATCCCGAGCATTTACAATCATGGGACCAACGCATGTTACAAGAGTCGGCTAAAAAGGTGCATGTGGTTGCTCCAGATGAACCAGCACCAACCAATGAATCTCAACCTACAACTGAAGAGTCCGAGTTTCCAGACTTACGCTACATTGGTCAGATTCATGGAACTTATTTGGTAGCTGAAAGTAAGGACGGCTTTTATTTAATCGATCAACATGCTGCGCAAGAGCGTGTCAATTATGAGTATTACCGTCAAGAAATTGGTAAAGTTTCCAACGACCAACAGAAATTATTGGTGCCAATTGTCCTAGAATATCCCAATTCCGAAAGTATTTTGATTCGAGAGAAAAAGCCAGTTTTGGAAAGTATCGGCTTATATTTGGAAGATTTCGGTCAGAATAGTTTTGTCGTTAATACGCATCCAACATGGTTTGTCGAAGGTCAAGAAGAGTCGACAATTAAAGAAATGGTTGACTATGTTTTAAATGATTCTAAAATCAGTGTGGCAGCGTTTCGTGAAAAGAATGCTATCATGATGAGCTGTAAACGTGCTATCAAAGCTAATCACCATATCACCAGCCAAGAAGCAAGTCAGTTGCTCCACAATTTGACCAAAGCTGAGAATCCATATAACTGTCCCCATGGACGTCCTGTCTTGGTAGAATTCAGTAATAAGGATCTCGAAAAAATGTTTAAGAGAATTCAAGATCCACATGATACCAGAGAGAGTGAGTAAATTATGTTTGAATATTTAAAAGGTTTAATAACCGCAGTTACCCCTTCATATATCGTGGTGGACGTTCAAGGCGTGGGCTATAAAGTCCAAGTTGCCAATCCTTATCGTTATGAAGAAAATCAAGAAGCCAGAGTTTATGTCGAGCAAGTAGTTCGTGACAATGAACAAGCTTTGTATGGATTCTATGACTTAAATGAAAAAAATATTTTCCTACATTTAATTAGCGTTTCCGGAATTGGACCAAAGAGTGCTCTAGCCATATTAGCTGGTCAAGACTTACAAGGCTTAATTCACGCTATCGAAAATGATGACGTTAAATACCTAACGAAGTTTCCTAAAATCGGTAAGAAAACAGCTCAACAAATTATCTTGGATCTGTCAGGTAAATTTACAGCCGAAGGTCAGATGACATTAGGCGAAGCACCAGTCGAATTCAGCTCAGGCAATCAAGAGCTAGAAGACGGCCTAGCAGCATTAGAATCATTAGGCTATTCACCAAAAGAAATCAGTCGTATCAAACCACAATTAGAGAAAGAAAATCTCAAGAGTGCCGACGAATATCTACGTGCAGGATTGAAGCTGATTAAATAGGGGGCCGCTTCCGGTTTCGAGGGAGATTCTACACGCGGTGGGACCGGTGCGAGCCAAGGTCTCGCGCCGCGCTTTTGAGCTTCGCAAGAAGCGCGAATCTCAAAAGACGTCCGTGGAGTAAGAGCTAAAGCTCTAACACCACTGCAGTTCGAATCTCCCTCAAAACCTCCAGCTAATGTATCTGTTAGTTGGTTTGTGGTCGAAGATTTAGAATTACTATTGAATGAA contains:
- the ruvA gene encoding Holliday junction branch migration protein RuvA — protein: MFEYLKGLITAVTPSYIVVDVQGVGYKVQVANPYRYEENQEARVYVEQVVRDNEQALYGFYDLNEKNIFLHLISVSGIGPKSALAILAGQDLQGLIHAIENDDVKYLTKFPKIGKKTAQQIILDLSGKFTAEGQMTLGEAPVEFSSGNQELEDGLAALESLGYSPKEISRIKPQLEKENLKSADEYLRAGLKLIK
- the mutL gene encoding DNA mismatch repair endonuclease MutL; the protein is MGIIHELPVELSNQIAAGEVIERPASVVKELVENSIDAQATQVLITVKQAGLKSIEVNDNGKGISADDVEVAFLPHTTSKISTDHDLFNVRTLGFRGEALASIASVSKLTVLTSQDGKSAVRAKFSGNELLKKETFARSKGTTQTVEDLFFNTPARLKYVKSLHTELNKIVDIVDRLAMGHPEISFRLIHEGKDLVWTSGNNNLQQTIAGIYGRTIASHMLDFENSDPDYEIKGYFSKPDTTRSNRSYISLILNGRYIRNFQLANAVIRGYGSKLMVARYPIAVIDITMDPGLVDINVHPTKQEVRLSNEGHISDLISQGIKERLSNQNLIPDAVKNLGRKDTTQTVDTYKPEQISFDDIKSIDKINEPLGNTATETPQPVDYSISKRVETPMTGMPIFEDPEHLQSWDQRMLQESAKKVHVVAPDEPAPTNESQPTTEESEFPDLRYIGQIHGTYLVAESKDGFYLIDQHAAQERVNYEYYRQEIGKVSNDQQKLLVPIVLEYPNSESILIREKKPVLESIGLYLEDFGQNSFVVNTHPTWFVEGQEESTIKEMVDYVLNDSKISVAAFREKNAIMMSCKRAIKANHHITSQEASQLLHNLTKAENPYNCPHGRPVLVEFSNKDLEKMFKRIQDPHDTRESE